One Spinacia oleracea cultivar Varoflay chromosome 4, BTI_SOV_V1, whole genome shotgun sequence DNA segment encodes these proteins:
- the LOC130472183 gene encoding uncharacterized protein — translation MHDCEFKKYLGRKSFTTLREALKIDNEYIRSEEQMLISHPAMGGETSQAARKDQPHSHQQSYRKDNNIGKKVISREEVFRAGNQLEHTRARQDNNNGNDRQQNTQQHHAPYVPTQPGYSQSAPRIEQAPAVRQDNRTQPESSREGADRGKKLMVWVILGGPIHGGAISGAGRSLHEHRHLVNYHSTRKWSKPPNTPIASFTSEDCRDIIYPHDDPLVLELEIPNFPVKRCLIDEGSSTNIIFWEAFKQLNVDHNELSKMRYPVIGFSGATVYPEGSIRLPVQVGSEVSARDLMVDFLVIKVPATDNVIMGRPFIHDAQAVVSTYHLTMVYLSNLERTKRIQGSQEAGRSCYLTSLETSGRMVSEVNIAQEANLPVKRPRGDLRIENFDERPVSVPRPEAEGETHEVELVEDEMPDINPDIMVHRLNVDKAVRHVKQKKRNFSVDKIHAIKKEVDKLLGAGLIEVCDYPKWLANVVMVKKSNGNCVLTSPT, via the exons ATGCATGACTGCGAGTTCAAGAAATATCTCGGGAGGAAATCATTTACCACCTTGAGGGAAGCTTTGAAGATAGATAACGAATACATCAGGAGTGAGGAGCAGATGCTGATATCTCACCCTGCAATGGGAGGGGAGACATCCCAGGCAGCTAGAAAAGATCAGCCTCACTCACACCAGCAAAGCTATCGGAAGGACAATAATATAGGAAAGAAAGTTATCAGCAGAGAGGAGGTTTTTAGAGCAGGCAACCAGTTGGAGCATACCAG AGCCCGTCAAGATAACAACAATGGAAACGACAGACAACAGaatacacaacaacaccacgCTCCCTATGTCCCCACACAGCCAGGGTATTCTCAATCTGCACCCAGGATTGAGCAAGCACCAGCGGTCAGGCAAGATAATCGAACCCAACCCGAATCAAGTAGAGAGGGTGCCGATAGAGGGAAGAAGCTCATGGTTTGGGTTATCTTAGGAGGGCCAATTCACGGGGGGGCGATTAGTGGAGCAGGTAGAAGTTTACATGAGCACCGGCATCTGGTGAATTACCACAGCACAAGGAAGTGGTCGAAACCACCCAACACACCGATAGCATCTTTTACTTCGGAAGATTGTCGCGATATCATCTACCCGCATGACGATCCATTGGTACTAGAACTGGAAATACCTAACTTTCCGGTCAAGAGATGCTTGATTGACGAGGGGAGTTCGACAAACATCATATTCTGGGAAGCATTCAAGCAGCTGAATGTTGATCACAATGAGTTGTCAAAAATGAGATATCCTGTCATTGGATTCTCTGGAGCTACGGTGTACCCGGAAGGCAGCATACGTTTACCGGTACAAGTGGGGAGTGAAGTATCAGCTAGAGATCTGATGGTTGATTTTCTGGTGATCAAGGTACCGGCGACGGACAATGTAATCATGGGACGACCTTTTATCCATGACGCACAAGCAGTAGTGTCAACGTACCATCTCACCATGGTGTACCTTTCCAATCtggaaagaacaaaaagaatccAGGGTAGTCAGGAAGCTGGCCGATCATGTTACCTGACATCATTGGAAACATCGGGAAGGATGGTATCGGAGGTGAATATAGCTCAAGAGGCTAACCTTCCGGTCAAAAGGCCAAGAGGGGATCTAAGAATAGAAAACTTCGATGAAAGACCGGTTAGTGTTCCAAGACCGGAAGCAGAAGGAGAAACACATGAGGTAGAACTGGTAGAAG ATGAAATGCCAGATATTAATCCCGACATCATGGTTCACAGATTAAACGTTGACAAAGCAGTCAGAcatgtgaaacaaaagaagcgAAACTTCTCCGTGGATAAAATTCATGCTATAAAGAAAGAGGTCGACAAGCTACTGGGAGCTGGGCTAATAGAAGTTTGTGATTACCCAAAATGGCTCGCTAACGTGGTCATGGTAAAAAAATCTAATGGCAATTGTGTGTTGACTTCACCAACTTAA